A stretch of the Comamonas testosteroni TK102 genome encodes the following:
- a CDS encoding ABC transporter substrate-binding protein yields the protein MQTKRLFLQSVLALGSFASATAAFAATPIKFQLDWRFEGPAALFLQPAAKGYFQAAGLNVTVDAGSGSGGAIQRVASGSYDMGFADLAALMEFHANNPDVKDKPVAVMMVYNNTPASVMALRKSAIAKPADLTGKKLGAPVFDAGRRGFPLFAKANKVGDVQWTTMDPPLRETMLVRGDIDAITGFTFTSLLNLEARGVKAADVVVMPFADNGVKLYGNAIIASAKLVRENPEAVRAFLKAFSKGAKEVMANPGAAIAYVKERDGIVNTALETRRLQLAIDTVINTADARGEGFGQVSPTRMALMASQISDVYATKTRVNPETLWNGRFLPPVAELDVFPKK from the coding sequence ATGCAAACCAAGCGCCTGTTCCTGCAATCCGTTCTGGCCCTGGGCAGCTTTGCCAGCGCCACGGCGGCCTTTGCCGCCACGCCCATCAAATTCCAGCTGGACTGGCGTTTCGAAGGACCTGCCGCGCTGTTTCTGCAGCCCGCCGCCAAAGGCTATTTTCAGGCAGCGGGCCTGAATGTGACGGTGGACGCCGGCAGCGGCTCCGGTGGCGCGATTCAGCGCGTGGCATCGGGCTCTTACGACATGGGTTTTGCCGATCTGGCCGCACTCATGGAGTTTCATGCCAACAACCCCGATGTCAAAGACAAGCCAGTGGCCGTGATGATGGTCTACAACAACACGCCGGCTTCGGTCATGGCCCTCAGGAAGAGCGCCATTGCCAAGCCTGCAGACTTGACCGGCAAAAAGCTCGGCGCACCGGTGTTTGATGCGGGTCGGCGCGGTTTCCCGCTGTTTGCCAAGGCCAACAAGGTCGGCGATGTGCAATGGACCACCATGGATCCGCCGCTGCGCGAGACCATGCTGGTGCGCGGCGATATCGATGCCATCACGGGCTTTACCTTTACTTCGCTGCTGAACCTGGAGGCGCGTGGCGTGAAGGCGGCCGATGTGGTGGTCATGCCGTTTGCGGACAACGGCGTCAAGCTCTATGGCAACGCCATCATCGCCAGCGCCAAGCTGGTGCGCGAGAACCCCGAAGCCGTGCGTGCCTTCCTCAAGGCCTTCAGCAAGGGCGCAAAGGAAGTCATGGCCAACCCCGGTGCCGCCATTGCCTATGTGAAGGAGCGCGACGGCATCGTCAACACGGCGCTCGAAACCCGCCGTCTGCAACTCGCGATCGACACCGTGATCAACACCGCCGATGCGCGCGGCGAGGGCTTTGGCCAGGTCAGCCCCACACGCATGGCGCTGATGGCTTCCCAGATCTCGGACGTCTATGCGACCAAGACACGCGTGAACCCCGAGACGCTCTGGAACGGCCGCTTTCTGCCGCCCGTAGCGGAACTCGACGTTTTTCCCAAGAAGTAA
- a CDS encoding ABC transporter substrate-binding protein, which produces MQRRHFLAALPLCGAPWVHAQGKSLTPLKFTLDFRVNGQTAPFFLAQQNGYYRDEGLDVSLDVGSGSVASITRIASGAYQLGLGDISSLIEFNAQNAGTPRVQAVYQYYNRAPFVIIGRKDRGITSDFGSLKGKKVAAAAVESTRRAWPMVARRKNLPADLFAWSTTEFSARDNVMVRGDVDAATYFHDSAVSLFARLKPEELSILRYSDAGVHLYGNAILASSQLIAEKPQVVAAFLRATNRAIVECLANPAAGIAAVRQREPILDEKLELERWSITAQYVAAADTKSHGLGDFSKRLMEQQLDSVVQTFALKTTPSADALFNSSMLPARSARMLKA; this is translated from the coding sequence ATGCAACGTCGCCATTTTCTTGCTGCCCTGCCTCTTTGCGGTGCGCCCTGGGTTCATGCCCAGGGCAAGTCGCTGACGCCTCTGAAATTCACGCTGGATTTCCGTGTCAACGGCCAGACGGCTCCTTTCTTTCTGGCGCAGCAAAACGGCTATTACCGCGATGAGGGCCTGGATGTGAGCCTGGATGTGGGCTCGGGCTCGGTGGCCTCCATCACTCGCATTGCCAGCGGCGCCTACCAACTGGGACTGGGTGACATCAGCTCGCTGATCGAGTTCAATGCGCAGAACGCCGGCACGCCTCGTGTGCAGGCTGTCTATCAGTACTACAACCGCGCCCCCTTTGTGATCATCGGACGCAAGGATAGGGGCATCACTTCGGACTTCGGAAGTCTCAAGGGCAAGAAGGTGGCCGCAGCGGCGGTGGAGTCCACGCGTCGTGCCTGGCCCATGGTGGCGCGGCGCAAGAACCTGCCCGCGGATCTGTTTGCCTGGTCGACAACGGAGTTCTCGGCACGAGACAACGTCATGGTGCGTGGCGATGTGGATGCCGCCACCTATTTCCATGACTCGGCGGTATCGCTGTTTGCGCGCCTCAAGCCCGAGGAGCTTTCCATACTGCGCTATAGCGATGCCGGCGTTCATCTGTATGGCAATGCGATCCTGGCGTCCAGCCAGCTGATCGCCGAGAAGCCGCAGGTCGTGGCCGCTTTCCTGCGCGCCACCAACCGTGCGATTGTGGAATGCCTTGCCAACCCCGCAGCAGGCATTGCCGCCGTGCGCCAGCGCGAGCCGATTCTCGATGAGAAGCTGGAGCTGGAGCGCTGGTCCATCACCGCACAGTATGTGGCAGCGGCAGACACGAAAAGCCATGGACTGGGCGACTTCAGCAAGCGCCTGATGGAGCAGCAGCTGGACAGCGTGGTGCAGACCTTTGCGCTCAAGACCACGCCATCTGCCGACGCACTGTTCAACAGCAGCATGCTGCCAGCCAGGTCGGCGCGCATGCTCAAGGCCTGA
- a CDS encoding nucleoside deaminase, producing MSLPQAQALNDADGRYLREAIALADTARERGNRPFGALIVAADGRVLAQASNANGESGDCTAHAELSAIRLASPLHSRNELAVATLYSSAEPCVMCAGAIFWSAIGRVVYGIDAERLRVFRGERLDQKDAELSCRDVFQAASHAIECIGPALIEEASSSHQGAWKV from the coding sequence ATGTCATTGCCTCAAGCCCAGGCCCTGAATGACGCCGATGGCCGTTATTTGCGCGAAGCCATTGCGCTCGCGGATACGGCACGCGAGCGCGGCAACCGGCCGTTTGGCGCGCTGATCGTGGCCGCCGACGGGCGCGTGCTGGCCCAGGCCAGCAATGCCAACGGTGAGAGCGGCGATTGCACGGCCCATGCCGAGCTGTCCGCCATCCGCCTGGCCAGCCCCTTGCATTCACGAAATGAGCTGGCCGTCGCCACGCTGTACTCGTCCGCCGAGCCCTGTGTGATGTGCGCCGGCGCGATCTTCTGGTCCGCCATCGGCCGGGTGGTCTATGGCATTGATGCCGAGCGGCTGCGCGTGTTCCGTGGCGAGCGGCTCGATCAGAAGGATGCAGAGCTGTCCTGCCGCGATGTGTTTCAGGCCGCTTCGCACGCCATCGAATGCATCGGGCCGGCCTTGATCGAAGAGGCCAGCAGTTCGCACCAGGGCGCCTGGAAGGTCTGA
- a CDS encoding isopenicillin N synthase family dioxygenase → MQSMTNHSYSLGELDKEARMGGQGAETSAREVRVIDISDFEQRKQEISEQIWSASVEIGFFQVSGHGIAQPDIDAAFGRAEQLFALPPETKAQWPLSRNAGWEHKAQIRPSTRTPDQKESYQVTRPRMQGLWPSEQELPGFQQATLAFEHQCWQVGMQLLSCFAYKLGFDEEFFTRAHDPAVPSYQSTLRMLHYFAVDPALKDEIGLWRAGAHTDFDCLTLLFQRAGQGGLQVLPGKEADAQQWTPVKPVDGVITCNIGDMLMRWSDDRLPSNFHRVRNPQPHEYQGARYSLAFFCQANEDAVIEGPAKKYPPITGAEYLRQRISANFSNKY, encoded by the coding sequence ATGCAGAGCATGACCAACCACTCTTACAGCCTTGGCGAACTGGACAAGGAAGCCCGCATGGGCGGGCAAGGCGCAGAAACCTCGGCGCGCGAAGTGCGCGTCATAGACATCAGCGACTTCGAGCAGCGCAAGCAGGAGATTTCCGAGCAGATCTGGAGCGCTTCGGTAGAAATCGGCTTCTTCCAGGTTTCCGGCCACGGCATAGCCCAGCCCGATATCGACGCCGCATTCGGCAGGGCCGAACAGCTATTTGCACTGCCGCCCGAAACCAAGGCGCAATGGCCGCTATCGCGCAACGCAGGCTGGGAGCACAAGGCGCAGATCCGCCCCTCCACGCGCACCCCCGACCAGAAAGAGTCCTATCAGGTCACACGCCCACGCATGCAGGGCCTGTGGCCCAGTGAGCAAGAACTGCCCGGCTTCCAACAGGCCACGCTGGCCTTTGAGCACCAATGCTGGCAGGTGGGTATGCAGCTGCTGTCCTGCTTTGCCTACAAGCTGGGCTTTGACGAGGAGTTCTTCACCCGCGCACATGACCCCGCCGTGCCCAGCTACCAGAGCACGCTGCGTATGCTGCATTACTTTGCCGTGGACCCTGCACTCAAGGACGAAATCGGCCTGTGGCGTGCAGGCGCACATACGGACTTTGACTGCCTGACGCTGTTGTTCCAGCGCGCCGGCCAGGGTGGGCTGCAGGTGCTGCCCGGCAAAGAGGCCGATGCCCAGCAATGGACGCCCGTGAAGCCCGTGGATGGCGTCATCACCTGCAATATCGGCGACATGCTGATGCGCTGGAGCGACGACCGGCTGCCCAGCAACTTCCACCGCGTGCGCAACCCGCAGCCCCATGAGTACCAGGGAGCCCGCTACAGCCTGGCCTTCTTCTGCCAGGCCAATGAAGATGCGGTGATCGAAGGGCCGGCCAAAAAATATCCGCCCATCACAGGGGCGGAATATTTGCGTCAGCGCATCAGCGCCAATTTCTCGAACAAGTACTGA